The following proteins are co-located in the Gossypium hirsutum isolate 1008001.06 chromosome A02, Gossypium_hirsutum_v2.1, whole genome shotgun sequence genome:
- the LOC107935929 gene encoding uncharacterized protein isoform X2, giving the protein MCNCVPLIPFPSSIVKIRNPLLKNPQVSDTHFPIITNNGRLHFLGCCMRATPSSSSSVEGDGYGQLEFDDDELELKRRRTDATLEKISDKELKGKMGNKNGDKLVSRKQLMKRSNMVAKQVISIQSAQTLGFVSQLWVDTTSWLVLAMEVRPSLLAGQSERILLQDINKVGDVVLVEDERVMDNDFKMVRLETLVGYRVVTPRYRNIGKVRGYTFNINSGAVESLELDSFGISIIPSSLVSTYALLVEDVLEVIADRVVVHEAAASRLQRLTKGFWDAQSLEVSLEEHIEYGGDEGSEGFRDGRRSRRRSRGRKPRSKSREADDDWELPIDYF; this is encoded by the exons ATGTGCAATTGCGTCCCTTTGATCCCCTTTCCCTCCTCCATCGTCAAAATTAGAAACCCATTGCTCAAAAATCCACAAGTTTCAGATACCCATTTCCCAATTATCACGAATAATGGCCGATTACATTTCCTTGGATGCTGTATGAGAGCTACCCCATCTTCAAGTTCAAGCGTAGAGGGAGATGGATATGGGCAGTTGGAGTTTGACGATGATGAATTGGAGCTCAAACGACGTCGTACCGATGCTACCTTGGAGAAAATTAGTGACAAGGAGTTGAAGGGGAAGATGGGCAACAAGAATGGGGATAAATTGGTTAGCAGGAAGCAACTGATGAAGAGATCAAATATGGTGGCCAAGCAAGTGATAAGCATCCAATCTGCTCAAACCTTAGGCTTTGTGTCTCAATTATGGGTGGATACTACTTCA tGGTTAGTGTTGGCTATGGAGGTAAGGCCAAGCTTGCTTGCTGGGCAATCAGAAAGGATTCTTCTACAAGACATCAACAAG GTTGGTGATGTTGTCCTTGTTGAAGATGAGAGAGTGATGGATAATGACTTTAAGATGGTTAGACTCGAGACTCTG gtAGGATACCGAGTTGTAACACCAAGATATCGAAACATCGGGAAG GTTCGGGGCTATACTTTCAACATTAATTCAGGGGCTGTTGAATCTCTTGAGCTCGATTCTTTTGGGATATCCATCATTCCATCAAGTTTG GTGAGCACTTATGCTTTGCTTGTCGAGGATGTGCTTGAAGTTATAGCTGACAGAGTAGTCGTTCACGAAGCTGCAGCCTCACGCTTACAGAGGCTGACAAAG GGTTTTTGGGATGCCCAAAGTTTGGAAGTGTCCTTAGAAGAACACATAGAATATGGTGGTGATGAAGGGTCGGAGGGATTTCGTGATGGTCGGAGAAGTAGGCGACGTTCCCGTGGCCGTAAACCACGTTCGAAGTCAAGGGAAGCAGATGATGATTGGGAACTTCCAATagattatttttga
- the LOC107935929 gene encoding uncharacterized protein isoform X1, translating to MCNCVPLIPFPSSIVKIRNPLLKNPQVSDTHFPIITNNGRLHFLGCCMRATPSSSSSVEGDGYGQLEFDDDELELKRRRTDATLEKISDKELKGKMGNKNGDKLVSRKQLMKRSNMVAKQVISIQSAQTLGFVSQLWVDTTSWLVLAMEVRPSLLAGQSERILLQDINKVGDVVLVEDERVMDNDFKMVRLETLVGYRVVTPRYRNIGKVSTYALLVEDVLEVIADRVVVHEAAASRLQRLTKGFWDAQSLEVSLEEHIEYGGDEGSEGFRDGRRSRRRSRGRKPRSKSREADDDWELPIDYF from the exons ATGTGCAATTGCGTCCCTTTGATCCCCTTTCCCTCCTCCATCGTCAAAATTAGAAACCCATTGCTCAAAAATCCACAAGTTTCAGATACCCATTTCCCAATTATCACGAATAATGGCCGATTACATTTCCTTGGATGCTGTATGAGAGCTACCCCATCTTCAAGTTCAAGCGTAGAGGGAGATGGATATGGGCAGTTGGAGTTTGACGATGATGAATTGGAGCTCAAACGACGTCGTACCGATGCTACCTTGGAGAAAATTAGTGACAAGGAGTTGAAGGGGAAGATGGGCAACAAGAATGGGGATAAATTGGTTAGCAGGAAGCAACTGATGAAGAGATCAAATATGGTGGCCAAGCAAGTGATAAGCATCCAATCTGCTCAAACCTTAGGCTTTGTGTCTCAATTATGGGTGGATACTACTTCA tGGTTAGTGTTGGCTATGGAGGTAAGGCCAAGCTTGCTTGCTGGGCAATCAGAAAGGATTCTTCTACAAGACATCAACAAG GTTGGTGATGTTGTCCTTGTTGAAGATGAGAGAGTGATGGATAATGACTTTAAGATGGTTAGACTCGAGACTCTG gtAGGATACCGAGTTGTAACACCAAGATATCGAAACATCGGGAAG GTGAGCACTTATGCTTTGCTTGTCGAGGATGTGCTTGAAGTTATAGCTGACAGAGTAGTCGTTCACGAAGCTGCAGCCTCACGCTTACAGAGGCTGACAAAG GGTTTTTGGGATGCCCAAAGTTTGGAAGTGTCCTTAGAAGAACACATAGAATATGGTGGTGATGAAGGGTCGGAGGGATTTCGTGATGGTCGGAGAAGTAGGCGACGTTCCCGTGGCCGTAAACCACGTTCGAAGTCAAGGGAAGCAGATGATGATTGGGAACTTCCAATagattatttttga
- the LOC107935939 gene encoding uncharacterized protein isoform X2 yields MATAHLRFSQRMPLHPLNNNNTATVTVTATDSVLVSNPKQQYRILHSDERNLLNHQHPVTATATEKMETTALDLNSSLAEELNAVRMKTERLRLDKEKTEKMLKEREALLLLQMKEIEERGQIQRHLEIQVDRLFRLKELKSYSMRISPLKSLREKQRSGWNMNEVHSLRFVYSAESLNV; encoded by the exons ATGGCGACGGCTCATTTACGTTTCAGCCAACGCATGCCTCTCCATCCATTGAATAACAATAACACTGccactgttactgttactgccaCTGACTCTGTGCTTGTTTCGAATCCCAAGCAACAGTATCGGATTCTCCATTCCGACGAACGGAACCTACTGAACCATCAACATCCGGTTACGGCCACCGCCACCGAGAAAATGGAGACGACGGCGTTAGATTTGAATTCGTCGTTGGCTGAGGAGCTCAACGCCGTAAGGATGAAGACGGAGCGTTTGAGATTGGATAAAGAGAAGACGGAGAAGATGTTGAAAGAGAGGGAAGCATTGCTTCTTTTGCAAATGAAAGAGATCGAAGAGCGAGGTCAGATTCAAAGACACCTCGAAATTCAAGTTGATAGGCTCTTCAGATTGAAGGAGCTCAAATCTTATTCCAtg AGGATATCTCCATTAAAATCACTGAGGGAAAAACAACGAAGTGGTTGGAACATGAATGAGGTGCATTCGCTG CGTTTTGTATACTCTGCCGAGAGCTTGAATGTCTGA
- the LOC107935939 gene encoding uncharacterized protein isoform X1 gives MATAHLRFSQRMPLHPLNNNNTATVTVTATDSVLVSNPKQQYRILHSDERNLLNHQHPVTATATEKMETTALDLNSSLAEELNAVRMKTERLRLDKEKTEKMLKEREALLLLQMKEIEERGQIQRHLEIQVDRLFRLKELKSYSMRISPLKSLREKQRSGWNMNEVHSLELKGYESRDENPLQASTPSNSSQRF, from the exons ATGGCGACGGCTCATTTACGTTTCAGCCAACGCATGCCTCTCCATCCATTGAATAACAATAACACTGccactgttactgttactgccaCTGACTCTGTGCTTGTTTCGAATCCCAAGCAACAGTATCGGATTCTCCATTCCGACGAACGGAACCTACTGAACCATCAACATCCGGTTACGGCCACCGCCACCGAGAAAATGGAGACGACGGCGTTAGATTTGAATTCGTCGTTGGCTGAGGAGCTCAACGCCGTAAGGATGAAGACGGAGCGTTTGAGATTGGATAAAGAGAAGACGGAGAAGATGTTGAAAGAGAGGGAAGCATTGCTTCTTTTGCAAATGAAAGAGATCGAAGAGCGAGGTCAGATTCAAAGACACCTCGAAATTCAAGTTGATAGGCTCTTCAGATTGAAGGAGCTCAAATCTTATTCCAtg AGGATATCTCCATTAAAATCACTGAGGGAAAAACAACGAAGTGGTTGGAACATGAATGAGGTGCATTCGCTG GAATTAAAAGGGTATGAATCCAGAGATGAAAACCCACTGCAGGCTTCAACCCCATCCAATTCTTCTCAAAGATTTTAA